A portion of the Sphingobacterium spiritivorum genome contains these proteins:
- a CDS encoding cold-shock protein: protein MNTGTVKFFNETKGFGFITPQDGSADVFVHTTGLKNQVREGDEVTYEVERTPKGLNAINVRLS from the coding sequence ATGAATACAGGAACTGTAAAGTTTTTTAATGAAACTAAAGGATTTGGTTTTATTACTCCTCAAGATGGTAGTGCTGATGTTTTCGTACACACTACAGGACTTAAAAACCAAGTTAGAGAAGGTGACGAAGTTACCTACGAAGTAGAGCGCACTCCAAAAGGATTGAACGCTATCAATGTGAGATTAAGCTAA
- a CDS encoding CinA family protein — translation MEINNDKLNFCGAYFSKKNLKLILAESMTAGFVASVISLEINSGDYFLGSIVCYHDDMKILSLGVEPDLIQKAGAVSEEVTNALLNGLKDRYEAHIAVAVTGFAFEDRAISAENPVGTVFLQIQYQNSFINKKCLFAGEAHDIIMATANEIIENLYEMVLLSETQEKDKI, via the coding sequence ATGGAGATTAATAACGATAAACTGAACTTCTGCGGGGCTTACTTTTCTAAAAAAAATCTTAAACTCATTCTTGCAGAAAGTATGACAGCAGGATTTGTAGCATCCGTGATAAGTCTGGAAATTAATTCCGGAGATTACTTCTTAGGTTCAATTGTCTGTTATCATGATGATATGAAAATATTGAGTCTGGGTGTTGAGCCGGATCTCATCCAAAAAGCCGGTGCTGTATCTGAAGAGGTTACAAATGCCTTATTAAATGGCCTAAAGGATAGGTATGAAGCGCACATCGCTGTTGCTGTCACGGGATTTGCATTTGAAGATAGAGCCATTAGTGCTGAGAATCCAGTAGGAACGGTTTTCCTTCAGATCCAATATCAAAATTCATTCATAAATAAAAAATGTCTCTTTGCAGGGGAAGCACATGACATCATAATGGCGACAGCCAATGAGATTATTGAGAATCTGTACGAAATGGTGTTGCTTTCAGAGACGCAGGAGAAAGATAAGATTTAG